TCGGTGGATTGACGATGGCATGGTTGAGAAACAGCGCCGATTCCTGCGTGCGCTTGTGCCACGCGCGGGCATTGTCGGCATAATCGCCATACCATTCGGCGTTGACGTTCAGCGTGTTCATCAACGACGCTTTATAATCGGCGGTGCGGCCCATCCAACCATAGGTCATGCGCGCCCATTCGGTAATCGCGCCCTGCTGGGCAACAAGATCCTCAACCGAGCTGGCATGCTTGAAAAATTTATGGGTATAGCCGCCATTGCCAGTATCGGTTGGCGTGGTCAAAATATCCTTCTTGGCCGGATCGTGCAGGGCATCATACAGCCGGGCCAGAGAGCGCACGGAATTGCGCATGGACGGGTGGGTGGTAACATCGTCTACCCGCTCACCATTGATATAGACTTCGCGTCCATCGCGCAGCGATGCGATATATTCAGCACCGGTGAATGGACGTGTTTTTTCACTGCGGAAATCTTCGGCTTTCATCTCAGTTCCTCCCTTGACGATGATCAAACCGTAGCCCTTGCCATTCGTGTCAACCATGGACAGAATGGCAAAATCAATTGTACTTTTTTCGGCGGATGCCTTCTCATGACTGTTCCCAGCTTTTTCATTTACGGCGAGCCGGACAAGCAATTGGACATTGGTTTTCTGCATGTCGAAACCGTGATGGAGCGCAGACACATGCATTATGGCCGTGTCGATGCCCATAAACATGATCGAATGGCGCAAATAACCCTCTGGACCAGCGGTCACGGCAGCTATTTCATCGAAGATCAGCAATTGGATTTTATTGCACCGGCTGTGTCTTTTGTACCAAGCGGCGTGGTGCACGGATTTACAGTGGCAGCCGATGTTGCCGATGCGATTGTTGCCTCTATTGCTGACAGCGCCCTTCCCCAAATTGCAGCGTTTTCATCTCTCGATTTCGATCAACCCATCATGGCCCGTGGGCAGAGCGACCATCCCGCGTGGAGCAAGCTTCTCGTCATCATGCAGCGCCTGCATGATGACTATCGGCAAGGCCATGCGGCATCGCTTGCGGCGCTGGTGGCTGTTGCCACCAATGACCTCGCCAGCCTTGACCATGCCCCGGCAAAAGGCGGCAATGGGCTGGCGCAGGCCTTCCGACGTCTGGTCGATGCGCATTTTCGTGAAAACTGGCCCGTTGAACACTATGTTTCAGCGCTTGGCACCACGCCGCATTTGCTCGGCAAATCCTGTCGGCAGGCCTATGGTCTCTCGGTCAAGGCTTTCATTGATGAGCGCCGCCTGCTGGAAGCAAAGCGGCTTCTTTTGTTTACAGTGCGCTCGGTTGAAGATGTGGCCTATGAAATCGGCTTTCACGATCCGGCCTATTTCTCCCGCTTTTTCAACAATCGCACCGGCCTGCCGCCGGGCGAATGGCGCAATGGACAAAAAAACCGACCCGCCTGATACTGCCAAGTCTTGCGATCCGGGCCGGAATGGAACAATGAACGTGTTAAGATAATATAAGAGTTGGAAGAAAATGGCTGACGGACCCCTGAAACCGCATGAAAACGCAGAGGCGCTGGAAGGTGTAACCGCACCGCGCGCCACGCGCCGTTCCCTTCCCATTACCCTGTTGCGCGCCCGTGAGGCGGTGATGAGCCATTTTCGGCCCATGCTGGCGCAGCATGATGTGACCGAACAGCAATGGCGCGTCATCCGTGTTCTGCACGAGGCTGGCACGCTGGACGCTTCAGAAGTGGCCGAACGCGCCTTTATTCTGGCCCCCAGCCTGACGCGAATGATCCGCTCGCTGGAAGAACGCGGCTTTATTTCCAAGCACAAGGACAGCGCCGACGGGCGCCGCGTGCTGCTCAAAATCGCCCCTGCTGGAGACATGATCATTCGCGAGGTCATGCCCGACAGCCGCAAGATCTATCAGGACCTCGAAAATCGCTTCAGCCGCGAGCGGATGGAGATTTTGCTAGAGCTTCTGGACGAACTTGCCTCCTATCGCAACGAAGCTGGCGGATCACCGCAAGAAGATTGATCGTCAACTGGGTCCGCCAGTGGGAAGCATCGCAGTTTTGCGCTTGCGCTCGGCCACCATTAGCATATCGATAAAGGATCTCACCTTGGCGGGTCGAAATCTGGCCGGTGGAAACACGGCATAAATGCCGCCCTGCGGCAGCGTCCACTCCGGCAAGAGGCGCACCAGTTTCCCGGCCCGCACATCGGCCTCAACCATATAATCGGGAAACACGGCAACGCCGACACCAGCCGCCATGCAGGCATAGGCCGTCGGTGTTTTATCCGTGGTCACAGTAGGTTGGGCTTCTACTGTCACCGTCTCCTCCTTGCCACGAGAGAAGGTCCAGCGAAGGGCATTTCTCAAAGCTCTGTTGGCAATCCAGGGAAGGTGTGCGACATCCGCAGGCGCAAGATTCGCAGCAATACCGCTGGCAACGGCGGGTGTTGCGACGAGAATTTGTTCAAATGTGCCAAGCCGCCGGGCCTGATGGCTGGAATCCGACAACCACCCGACCCGAATGGACAGATCGATTTTTTCAGCAATCAAATCACTGACGCTGTCATCAAAGATGACATCAACATGCATTTGAGGATTGGCTTTTCGATACTCGGCAATTGTCGGAGCCACAACGGCTGCCCCATAGTCGAGCGGGGCGGTCAGTGTCAGCGTTCCCGATGGCTCTGCATTGCGCAGCGACATTTCTCCATAGGCGGCTTCGGCCTCGCGCAAAATCAGCACGCAGCGCTGATAAAACAGCTTGCCATCCTCTGTGGCATGCAGCCTGCGGGTCGTGCGCATCAGCAACGTCACGCCCAGTTCTTCCTCAAGCCGGGCGATCTGGTGGCTGACAACGGCCTTGGCCACACCCATGCGATCCGCCGCTGCGGTAAAAGACCCCGCCTCGACAACAGCTGTAAAGAAGATCAGCCGATTGAGATTCAGCAGGTCACTCATTATTGTCTCATTCAATCATACAGTCTGTATGATTGAATGATATTTATTGACGATTCAAGACCTGAGATAGTGATGCACAGTAATTCACCATCGAGGGACTTTCCAATGATCACGCGCCGCGAAACCTTCAAACTTGCCGCCGCTGCTGGCGTTGCCGCCGCTCTGCCCCTGACCTTGGCCCGTGCGGCTGGCAGCCCGCTGGCATGGACATTCTTTCAGGCCAATGAAGCAGGCTTTCGCCGCACACCTGTGCTGCTCACGGGCAAGAAAGATGCAATCCTTGTCGATGGCGGCTTTACCCTTGCCGATGGCAAAACGGTTGCTGACGCCATCAAGGCAACCGGCAAGCGCCTGACCACGATCTATATCAGCTGCAACGATCCCGACTATTATTTCAGCCTGCGCCCGATTGTTACAGCCTTTCCCGATGCGAAGGTCATTGCCAAGCCAGCCACCGTTGAGGCCATCAAGGCCAATGTCGAGGCAAAATTGAAGGTTTGGGGACCGCAGCTCAAGGAGAATGGCCCGCAGACGCTGGCCGACGTGGTAATCCCACAAGCCTCCGACGCCACCTCGCTTGATCTCGAAGGCAATGCAATCGACATCATTGAAGTGCCGGATATGCATGACCGTCGCTATCTCTCTGTGCCATCGCTTGAAGCCGTGTTCGGCGGCGTTTTGGTCGATTCCGGCAACCACGTCTGGGTCGCCGATACGGCAACCGTTGCGCTTCGTGCGGCGTGGATCAAGGCGCTTGACGGCATCATTGCCCGCGCACCCAAAATCGTCGTTCCCGGCCATCAGGTTGAAGGTGCGCCACAAGGTCTCGATGCCGTCAAGTTTACCCGCGACTATCTGGTTGCTTTCGAAGAAGAAATGGGCCGCACCAAGGACAGCGCCGAGCTGATCGCAGCCATGACCAAGCGGTATCCGAATCTGGCAGACGCATCGTCGCTTGAACTGGGTGCAAAGGTGGCAAAAGGTGAAATGAAGTGGGGTTGATACCCACGTCTCCATCAAGCGTGATGCAAGCGTTGCACACCAACCATTGAGAGGATCATCTTATGGCTAAAATTGCTCTTATCGGTGCCTCCGGCAATGCCGGAGCCCGTATTTTGAAGGAGCTGGTTGATCGCGGTCACACGGTGACGGCGATTGCCCGCAATCTTGAAAAGATTGCATCCTTGCCATCCGTCACTGCGGTCAAGGGCGATGTCTACGACAAGGACGGGCTTGCGCTCATCCTCAAGGGACATGATGCCGTTATCAGCTCCGTACACTTTACCGCCAGCGACCCGGATCTGCTGATCGAGACCGTTCGGGCATCGGGCGTTCGCCGCTATCTGGTGGTCGGCGGCGCTGGCAGCCTTGAGGTTGCTCCCGGTGTGACACTGTTGAGCACGCCGCAATTCCCCGAGGCCTACAAACCAGAAGCAACCAAAGGCGGCGAGTTTCTCGACACGCTGAAGACCGTTGACGATCTTGATTGGACCTTCCTGTCTCCATCGGCAATGTTCGAACCGGGCGAGCGCACCGGCACGTTCCGTCTCGGCAAGGATACATTGCTGGCCAACGACGAAGGCAGCCGGATTTCCTTCGAAGACTATGCCATCGCGCTTGTCGATGAAATTGAAACACCGAAGCACATCAAGCAGAGATTTACGGTCGGTTATTAAAATTACCGCGCAGAGCGTTTCCGTTCGAAACGGAAACGCTCTGCGTTTTTGTCATGACGGCAAAAGGGTCTCTGCGTCGCTCGCCAACGCCAGTGTATCCGTCACCTCATTTCCCTCCCGCTGCACTTAATCCGGCATCAAGCGCTGTCAGGATGCGATTGACATCTTCAGCGGTGATCACCAGCGATGGCGAAAGGATGACATTGGAGCCAGAGGTGCGCACCATCACGCCTGCGTCATAGGCGACATCCTGCACCTTTTGCACGACATCTTTCGGCGCTCCGGTTTTCAGCTCACGGTCGCTCACCAGTTCCAACGCGCACATCAATCCTTTGCCGCGCACATCGCCAATCAATGCGTGGCGTGTCTGCAATTCCTTGAGGCCCGCCAAAAGCTCATCGCCCCGCGCGCCAGCATTGGCGGCAACGTCCAGACGTCTGGTTTCCTTCAGCGTCGCCAGTGCGGCGGCAGCGCCAACGGGATGGCCGGAATAGGTATAGCCGTGGCCAATCGAGCCAATGCTGTTCTTGTTGGCTTCAAACACTTCCGCAATCTTGTCGGAAATCATCACCACCCCAAAGGGGAAATAGCCGTTGGTGATGGCTTTGGCGGTGGACATCATATCCGGTTTGACGCCCCACAAACGTGATCCGGTCCATGCTCCGGTTCGGCCAAACGCGGTAATCACCTCATCGGCAATCAGCAAAATACCATGCTTGTCGCAGATGGCGCGCATCATCGGCATGAAGGTTTCATGCGGCACAATGATGCCGCCAGCCCCCAGAACCGGCTCCATAATCAAGGCCGCGATGGTGTCGGCTCCCTGAAAGGCAATCTCATCTTCGAATTGACGGGCAATGGCGGCGGCGATCTCTGCCGGATCATTCAGGCCAAACGGATTGCGATAGGCATAGGGTGCCGCCAGATGGAAAACACCGGGCAAAAGCGGTTCATAATTGCGGCGGAAATTGCTATTGCCGTTGACCGAAGCACCACCGAAATGGGTGCCGTGATAGCCTTTTTTGAGCGCGAAGAACTTGGTGCGTTCCGGCTGACCATTGACCTTGTGATATTGGCGGGCAAGCCGCAGGCAGGTTTCCACCGAATCCGAGCCGCCTGACGTGAAGAAGGAGCGGCTGAGACCATCTTCCTTGAACCACTCTGCAAGCTCGAAGGACAGTTCGATCAACGGCGGATTGGTCGTGCCGCGAAAGGCGGAATAATAGGGCAGCACATCCAGCTGTTCGCTGATGGCCTTTTTGATCGGATCACAGGAATAACCAAGATTGACATTCCAAAGTCCGCCAACCCCATCCAGCACCGTTTTGCCATCAATATCGGTGATTTCAACACCGGATGCCGATGCAATGATGCGCGGCGGGTTCGCCAGCATTTCGGCCGGATGAGCCATCGGATGCCAGACATGGCGGGCATTGTTTTCAGTCAGGAAATTTGTCTCGCGCATGGCGATATCCTCTTCTCTCAAAGTCCAAGCATGGAAAGGGCGCGGGCGTAACCGTCCGCAGGGCGTGTAACGTCAAAATGGACACAAGGAAGATTGACCGCTTGCGCGCCTTCAATGTTCTTCAACTGATCGTCAACGAAAACGCAGGCGTCGCGCGGCAGGCCGATCTCGCTGATCACCTGCTCATAAGCGCGTGGATCAGGCTTCAGGATCTTCGTATAAGTCGCATCCACGATCACATCGAAGAGATCAATCAGCGGGAAACGTTTGCGGAATTCGACCCCGTAAAACAGATCAAGCTCGTTCGACAGGATGGCGAGTTTCAGCCCCGCCGCTTTGGCGCGGGTGATGGCGTCGCGCGCTTCCGGGCGCAGCACCAATTCGGCCTCTGCTCCACGTGCCCGCTGCACGAAGGTCTGCATGTCGGTCCAGTCTTCACCAACAAGCTTGCCGACTTCACGGGTCCGCTGCATCCAGTAATCGCGCTCGGTGATCTCGCGCTTTTGCATTGATGCCCAAAGGACATCATTATCAGCATCGAACGGGCCGCGCCAATTGAGCGTGCCGGGTTCAAGCCCCAAAGCCCGCTCGGTAATGTCGTGGGTTTCGAACAAGGTGCGGGTTACAACCCCGCCGAAATCAAGGATCAGTGCACGATTGCCTGTCATGGTTTGCCTTCCGGAATAATGCCTTGCGCGACCCAGTCGTCAAAGACGGCGAGAGCGTGAGCGGAAAATGTGGGGGAATTGATATGGGCTTCGACCTCGTGAAGCGTCACGGAATCGGGGATGGCGCGGCGCATGGCCTGCGTGAAGGCCTCAAGCCCTTCCGGGTCATGCAATGCCTCGCCCACCTCATCCCATGCCTGCACACCGTGCAAGGGCAGCAAAAACGCAACAGGCGCGGTGGAACGGGAGAGCTTTTCACCAATCAGCGCCGCCGTTTCCCGTCGCCCAATATGCGACGTTGTCACAGACCCAAGCAACCGATTGTGCGCATGGTAAGGGCGATCCGCCAAAGCGGCGGGCACAGGTTGCCAGGCCGGGAGATCAACCATATCCATGGCGCCGGGTGCCACCAGCTGCGGAATGCCGCACCGACCCGCGTTTTCCAGACGATCCGCGCCTGACGTGACGACCGTGCCGTTTTGGTGATTGACAACTTCCTGAACACAGAAATCGAAAACGGCAGAGAAGCCATTTTGCGCCGCAATCGCCTCAAACGCACGACCACCCATGCCTGTCGAGTGGAAGATCGCCACGTCATAGCCGCGCTTTTCAAGCTCGGGGCGCAGATGTTTCATATATTTGAGGCAGGACGAGCCAAGCGAGGTGATGCCAATCAGCGGCTTGTCTGCCGCAGGCTTCACGCTTGCACGCGCAGCCCCCACCACCGCACCACAGGCCTGTGACAGCACAGCGCGGCAAATGCCGTTCAGTCCATAAAGGCCACCGGCCCATAAAATCATCATCAAATCCGGCGCAATCCGCTCCGGCGGCAAAAGATGGGAATAGGCAATGGTTGACACCACAAATTTTGGCAGGCCCAGAGGCATTGCCAGCGCAACATCAAGCGCAAGGTCGGTGCCCATGGAGCCGCCCAGAACGATCATGCCGTCCACCTTGCCTGCTGCGCAGAGGTTGCGGGTCAGCGCAACAGCCCCTTCCGACATCAGCGCCATCGCCGAATGTTCATCACCGCTGTCAATAATATCCTGAATGGACACGCCTGCGGCTGCGGCAATGTCGTGTCTGGAATAGTCTGGCTGATAGGGCGGGTCCGCTAGTACGCTGACATCGACCATGACGGGTACGCCGCCTGCCGTGCGAATAATATCTGCCATAAACTGAAGCTCGGCGGATTTGGTATCGCCCGTGCCAATGACGAGAATATTCGGCACGAGACTATTTGGATTTTTTTCAATCGCTGATGACGCTCGAAGACTCATTCAAGCTGTTCCCTTTGTTGTTTTTACTGTTCCCCAAGGTCGTTAGGACCCGTAATATTTTTCTGAAATGCGTTTGGCGGCCTCGGCCACCGATGCTCCTAAACTGTTGAGCGTGTTGATATTGGCACGCACCAGAGGTGCGGCGATGGCAATGGTACCAACCGGCTGGCCGCTTGGTGTACGAATGGGTGCCGCGGTGCTGACCACACCGCTTTCAAGCCCCTGTTTGCAGATCGAAAATCCGCGCTCGACCGTTTCAGCCAGCATTTTTCGGACCTCAGACGCATCCGTGACCGTATGCTCGGTGAAGGATTCCAGCGGGTTTGATAAAGCGGCATCAATCCGGTGCGCATCAGAAAAAGCGAGATAGGCCAAGCCCGAAGCCGTGGCATGAAAGGGCAGATAGCTGCCAATTTCGACAATGACGCGATGAGCACGGGTTGAATCTTCAACGTGAATTGTCGCCAGACGACCACCCGTGAATTCCGACAGATGCACTGTCTCTTGCGACGCTTCCGCAAGCTCTTTGACAAAGGGAATAGCCGTGCGCAGAAACGGATAACGCGCTTCGCGAATGCGGGCCAATCGCACGGGGGCCGATCCAATCCGGTATTTCCGGCTCTCCTGATCCTGCTCGACAAAGCCGTGTTTTTCCAGCTCCACAAGCAAACGCCGTGTGGTTGCCTTATCGAGTTCGCTAAGGCGGGCAATATCCGTAAGCCCCGCGTCTTTGTTCAGCAGCGACAGGCTCTCCAGCAGTGACAAGGCTTTCCCGACGGTGCTCACACGGTTTCTCCCTCGTTGCGTCAGCAGATTCTCTGAAAGGCTCAAATCTACTTAACATGCGAATTAAGTTGACAGGTATGGATATTATTTGCAAGTCTATATTTGAAGTTACGGTTCATTATTTGAACCAATACTCCGATTGGCGCAGAACAAGATAAAAATCACCCGCCCTTCGATCCGGATTGACACTGGGAAGCTGCTCGCCGCGACAAAAATGTCCTGAGCAAAATCGGATAATCCAAAAGGGGAACGTTAAAACAATGGATCATCAACTCTCGAAAAGTGCAGAGGAAAATCAGCTGCGCAAGAACAGTCTCGGCGTCGGAGCCGTGACCTTTCTGGTGGTGTCGGCAGCGGCACCTCTGACGGCGGTGGCAGGCGGTGTTCCGCTGTCGATGTTGCTTGGCAATGGCGCTGGCATTCCGCTGACATTTCTGCTGGTCACCGCCATTCTGGTGCTGTTTGCCGTTGGTTATGTTGCCATGGCGCGCCATATCCGCAATGCCGGGGCCTTTTATGCCTATACGGCGCAAGGCCTTGGCGGCATGATGGGCGGGGCTGCGGCGCTCATCGCCATTCTGGCTTACAATGCCATGCAAATTGGCATCTTCGGCATGTTTGGTGCCGCAACCTCCGGCCTGTTTGCGGGTTTCGGCCTTGCCCTGCCCTGGTGGGTCTGGACCTATCTCGGCGTGGCCATCGTTGCGATTTTTGGCTATCGGCGAGTGGATTTTTCGGCCAAAGTGCTGACGGTTCTCGTCATTCTTGAATATCTCGTGGTGCTGGTCATTGATGCTGCGATTTTCATCAAGGGTGGAGACAGTGGCCTGTCTGCCGTTCCGTTTACGCCGGGCGCCCTGATGAGCGGCTCGCCAGCCATCGGCATCCTGTTTTGTTTTGCCTCCTTCATCGGTTTTGAGGCCACCACAATCTACAGCGAAGAAGCGCGCGAACCCCACAAGACCGTTCCGCGTGCGACCTATATTTCGGTGCTGATCATTGGCCTGTTCTACATGCTGACCTCATGGCTGATGGTCAATGGTGCGGGCGTGGACAAGCTGGTGCCGGAGCTGCAAGGCCTTGCCGATCCCACCACGTTCCTGTTTGTTCTCGCCGAGCGCTATGTCGGCACATGGATCACGCTGGTCATGCAAATCCTGTTCGTCACCAGCCTGTTTGCGGGCGTTCTGGCGTTCCACAATGGCGTTGCCCGTTACATGTACGTTGCCGGGCGTGAAGGCCTCCTGCCCAAATCCGTCGGCACCACGCACCCGATTTTCCAGAGCCCGCACGTTGGCTCGGTGATTCAGACGGTGATTACCGTGCTGGTCGTGGCGGTGTTTGCCCTCACCGGACAAGACCCGGTGCTGGCGATGTTCTCATGGCTCACCAATGTTGGCACGCTGGCCATTATTCTGCTGATGGCTTTCACCGCCTTTTCGATTGTCGCCTTCTTCAGCCGCAATCCCGGGCTTGAAAACAATCTGCTGGTCACCAAGGTTCTGCCCATCATCACCGGCGTCATTCTGGCGTGGCTGGTCTTCTATATTTCCACCAATTTCGGCAGCATTGCTGGTGCAAGCGGTGTGCTGGCGGTGGTCCTGCCGGGCCTTGTGCTGATTGCTGCCATCATTGGGTTGATCTGCGCCGCACGGTTGAAATCGACTGATCCGGCCCGA
This genomic window from Agrobacterium vitis contains:
- a CDS encoding IclR family transcriptional regulator; the protein is MSTVGKALSLLESLSLLNKDAGLTDIARLSELDKATTRRLLVELEKHGFVEQDQESRKYRIGSAPVRLARIREARYPFLRTAIPFVKELAEASQETVHLSEFTGGRLATIHVEDSTRAHRVIVEIGSYLPFHATASGLAYLAFSDAHRIDAALSNPLESFTEHTVTDASEVRKMLAETVERGFSICKQGLESGVVSTAAPIRTPSGQPVGTIAIAAPLVRANINTLNSLGASVAEAAKRISEKYYGS
- a CDS encoding NAD(P)-dependent oxidoreductase, translated to MAKIALIGASGNAGARILKELVDRGHTVTAIARNLEKIASLPSVTAVKGDVYDKDGLALILKGHDAVISSVHFTASDPDLLIETVRASGVRRYLVVGGAGSLEVAPGVTLLSTPQFPEAYKPEATKGGEFLDTLKTVDDLDWTFLSPSAMFEPGERTGTFRLGKDTLLANDEGSRISFEDYAIALVDEIETPKHIKQRFTVGY
- a CDS encoding helix-turn-helix domain-containing protein; the encoded protein is MTVPSFFIYGEPDKQLDIGFLHVETVMERRHMHYGRVDAHKHDRMAQITLWTSGHGSYFIEDQQLDFIAPAVSFVPSGVVHGFTVAADVADAIVASIADSALPQIAAFSSLDFDQPIMARGQSDHPAWSKLLVIMQRLHDDYRQGHAASLAALVAVATNDLASLDHAPAKGGNGLAQAFRRLVDAHFRENWPVEHYVSALGTTPHLLGKSCRQAYGLSVKAFIDERRLLEAKRLLLFTVRSVEDVAYEIGFHDPAYFSRFFNNRTGLPPGEWRNGQKNRPA
- the hpaR gene encoding homoprotocatechuate degradation operon regulator HpaR translates to MADGPLKPHENAEALEGVTAPRATRRSLPITLLRAREAVMSHFRPMLAQHDVTEQQWRVIRVLHEAGTLDASEVAERAFILAPSLTRMIRSLEERGFISKHKDSADGRRVLLKIAPAGDMIIREVMPDSRKIYQDLENRFSRERMEILLELLDELASYRNEAGGSPQED
- a CDS encoding Tm-1-like ATP-binding domain-containing protein, which codes for MSLRASSAIEKNPNSLVPNILVIGTGDTKSAELQFMADIIRTAGGVPVMVDVSVLADPPYQPDYSRHDIAAAAGVSIQDIIDSGDEHSAMALMSEGAVALTRNLCAAGKVDGMIVLGGSMGTDLALDVALAMPLGLPKFVVSTIAYSHLLPPERIAPDLMMILWAGGLYGLNGICRAVLSQACGAVVGAARASVKPAADKPLIGITSLGSSCLKYMKHLRPELEKRGYDVAIFHSTGMGGRAFEAIAAQNGFSAVFDFCVQEVVNHQNGTVVTSGADRLENAGRCGIPQLVAPGAMDMVDLPAWQPVPAALADRPYHAHNRLLGSVTTSHIGRRETAALIGEKLSRSTAPVAFLLPLHGVQAWDEVGEALHDPEGLEAFTQAMRRAIPDSVTLHEVEAHINSPTFSAHALAVFDDWVAQGIIPEGKP
- a CDS encoding LysR family transcriptional regulator, which translates into the protein MSDLLNLNRLIFFTAVVEAGSFTAAADRMGVAKAVVSHQIARLEEELGVTLLMRTTRRLHATEDGKLFYQRCVLILREAEAAYGEMSLRNAEPSGTLTLTAPLDYGAAVVAPTIAEYRKANPQMHVDVIFDDSVSDLIAEKIDLSIRVGWLSDSSHQARRLGTFEQILVATPAVASGIAANLAPADVAHLPWIANRALRNALRWTFSRGKEETVTVEAQPTVTTDKTPTAYACMAAGVGVAVFPDYMVEADVRAGKLVRLLPEWTLPQGGIYAVFPPARFRPAKVRSFIDMLMVAERKRKTAMLPTGGPS
- a CDS encoding APC family permease, encoding MDHQLSKSAEENQLRKNSLGVGAVTFLVVSAAAPLTAVAGGVPLSMLLGNGAGIPLTFLLVTAILVLFAVGYVAMARHIRNAGAFYAYTAQGLGGMMGGAAALIAILAYNAMQIGIFGMFGAATSGLFAGFGLALPWWVWTYLGVAIVAIFGYRRVDFSAKVLTVLVILEYLVVLVIDAAIFIKGGDSGLSAVPFTPGALMSGSPAIGILFCFASFIGFEATTIYSEEAREPHKTVPRATYISVLIIGLFYMLTSWLMVNGAGVDKLVPELQGLADPTTFLFVLAERYVGTWITLVMQILFVTSLFAGVLAFHNGVARYMYVAGREGLLPKSVGTTHPIFQSPHVGSVIQTVITVLVVAVFALTGQDPVLAMFSWLTNVGTLAIILLMAFTAFSIVAFFSRNPGLENNLLVTKVLPIITGVILAWLVFYISTNFGSIAGASGVLAVVLPGLVLIAAIIGLICAARLKSTDPARFARLGAGQDV
- a CDS encoding MBL fold metallo-hydrolase; translated protein: MITRRETFKLAAAAGVAAALPLTLARAAGSPLAWTFFQANEAGFRRTPVLLTGKKDAILVDGGFTLADGKTVADAIKATGKRLTTIYISCNDPDYYFSLRPIVTAFPDAKVIAKPATVEAIKANVEAKLKVWGPQLKENGPQTLADVVIPQASDATSLDLEGNAIDIIEVPDMHDRRYLSVPSLEAVFGGVLVDSGNHVWVADTATVALRAAWIKALDGIIARAPKIVVPGHQVEGAPQGLDAVKFTRDYLVAFEEEMGRTKDSAELIAAMTKRYPNLADASSLELGAKVAKGEMKWG
- a CDS encoding aspartate aminotransferase family protein; translated protein: MRETNFLTENNARHVWHPMAHPAEMLANPPRIIASASGVEITDIDGKTVLDGVGGLWNVNLGYSCDPIKKAISEQLDVLPYYSAFRGTTNPPLIELSFELAEWFKEDGLSRSFFTSGGSDSVETCLRLARQYHKVNGQPERTKFFALKKGYHGTHFGGASVNGNSNFRRNYEPLLPGVFHLAAPYAYRNPFGLNDPAEIAAAIARQFEDEIAFQGADTIAALIMEPVLGAGGIIVPHETFMPMMRAICDKHGILLIADEVITAFGRTGAWTGSRLWGVKPDMMSTAKAITNGYFPFGVVMISDKIAEVFEANKNSIGSIGHGYTYSGHPVGAAAALATLKETRRLDVAANAGARGDELLAGLKELQTRHALIGDVRGKGLMCALELVSDRELKTGAPKDVVQKVQDVAYDAGVMVRTSGSNVILSPSLVITAEDVNRILTALDAGLSAAGGK
- a CDS encoding HAD family hydrolase, which codes for MTGNRALILDFGGVVTRTLFETHDITERALGLEPGTLNWRGPFDADNDVLWASMQKREITERDYWMQRTREVGKLVGEDWTDMQTFVQRARGAEAELVLRPEARDAITRAKAAGLKLAILSNELDLFYGVEFRKRFPLIDLFDVIVDATYTKILKPDPRAYEQVISEIGLPRDACVFVDDQLKNIEGAQAVNLPCVHFDVTRPADGYARALSMLGL